A stretch of the Corynebacterium maris DSM 45190 genome encodes the following:
- a CDS encoding DsbA family oxidoreductase gives MKIDIWSDYICPFCTVGERHLALALEKFAGADDVEITWRSFQLDPSAPTEPTEKAPEYLARSKGMSLAEVKQMNSGLAERAAAVGLDFQWRDSVVANTFDAHRVGHLARAAGKGNEWDTVVKHGYFTEGANVADHGELTEFAAQVGLDADRVQEVLASDEYATDVVQEITMGRQLGVQGVPFFVFDGRFAVSGAQPVELFEQALAQASESSGEQ, from the coding sequence ATGAAAATCGATATCTGGTCCGACTACATTTGTCCGTTTTGCACCGTCGGCGAACGGCATCTGGCGCTCGCCCTGGAGAAGTTCGCCGGCGCCGACGACGTGGAGATCACCTGGCGCAGTTTCCAGCTGGATCCCTCGGCGCCGACGGAGCCGACGGAGAAGGCCCCCGAGTACCTCGCCCGCTCCAAGGGGATGAGCCTGGCGGAGGTGAAGCAGATGAACTCCGGCCTGGCGGAGCGCGCCGCCGCCGTCGGCCTGGATTTCCAGTGGCGCGACTCGGTCGTGGCGAACACCTTCGACGCTCACCGGGTGGGTCATCTCGCCCGCGCGGCGGGCAAGGGCAACGAGTGGGACACGGTGGTCAAGCACGGCTATTTCACGGAGGGCGCCAACGTCGCCGACCACGGTGAGCTCACGGAGTTCGCGGCTCAGGTGGGCCTGGACGCGGACCGCGTCCAGGAGGTGCTGGCCTCCGACGAGTACGCCACCGACGTCGTGCAGGAAATCACCATGGGTCGCCAGCTGGGGGTCCAAGGCGTGCCCTTCTTCGTCTTCGACGGCCGCTTCGCGGTCTCCGGCGCGCAGCCGGTCGAGCTTTTTGAGCAGGCCCTGGCACAAGCCTCGGAGAGCTCAGGCGAACAATAA
- a CDS encoding BCCT family transporter codes for MSNQTSYPDDLHPGLVPGIGVDQQRNRFGLDKISFALTAILILAFIAWGLINPDSVSTVSSTMFSWAMENVGWLLNIVMILGIVVMVILAFSRFGRITLGRDDEKPEFSRFSWVAMMFGAGIGVGIFFFGPSEPLWHYLSPPPETVDAETPAALHQAMAQSHFHWGLSAWALYSLVGGSIAYSIYRRGRVSLISSVFAPLLGENNTGGPVGKLIDMLSIVATLFGTAATLGLSAIQIGEGVRIVSGMSQVGNNVLIVIIAILSIAFIFSAVSGVARGIRYLSNVNITLTLAAVAFVFLAGPTLFLLNLIPSGTLTYFDELLAMMGKSLSWGAETVEFQGAWTAFYWAWWIAWTPFVGMFIARISRGRTLREFALVCMAVPTFILILAFTVFGGAAIVFNREGVAGFDGSSSSEQVLFDMFAQLPLSQVTPFILILILAIFFVTSADSASTVMGTMSTRGNPTPNRFVVVFWGLCMVGIAIVMLLAGGEDALSGLQNLTILIALPFCLVLLGMMVSFVKDLSTDPSAIRRTYARTAVDNAVVRGLETHGDDFEFAVAEAPEGRGAGADFDSTAENVTEWYRRKDEDGNDVGYDYETETWSDGWEPNPDPKEEKTTPKE; via the coding sequence ATGTCCAACCAGACCAGTTATCCGGACGACCTCCACCCAGGGCTCGTCCCGGGCATCGGCGTCGATCAACAACGCAACCGCTTCGGACTCGATAAAATCAGTTTCGCCCTCACGGCGATCCTCATCCTCGCGTTCATCGCTTGGGGCCTGATCAACCCGGACTCCGTGTCCACCGTCTCCTCCACGATGTTCTCCTGGGCCATGGAAAACGTCGGCTGGCTGCTCAACATCGTGATGATCCTCGGCATCGTCGTGATGGTCATCCTGGCCTTCAGCCGCTTCGGCCGCATCACCCTCGGCCGCGACGACGAAAAGCCCGAATTCTCCCGCTTCTCCTGGGTCGCGATGATGTTCGGCGCCGGCATCGGCGTCGGCATCTTCTTCTTCGGCCCCTCCGAACCGCTGTGGCACTACCTCTCCCCGCCCCCGGAGACCGTCGACGCGGAGACCCCCGCCGCGCTGCACCAGGCCATGGCCCAGTCCCACTTCCACTGGGGATTGTCCGCCTGGGCACTGTATTCCCTGGTCGGCGGATCGATCGCCTACTCCATCTACCGCCGTGGGCGCGTCTCTTTGATCAGTTCGGTGTTCGCTCCCCTGCTGGGCGAAAACAACACGGGCGGGCCCGTCGGCAAGCTCATCGACATGCTCTCGATCGTGGCCACCCTCTTCGGCACCGCCGCGACCCTCGGCCTGTCCGCCATCCAGATCGGCGAGGGCGTGCGCATCGTCTCCGGCATGAGCCAGGTCGGCAACAACGTCCTGATCGTCATCATCGCGATTTTGTCGATCGCGTTCATCTTCTCCGCCGTCTCCGGCGTGGCCCGTGGCATCCGCTACCTGTCCAACGTCAACATCACGCTCACGCTGGCCGCCGTCGCCTTCGTGTTCCTGGCCGGGCCGACGCTCTTTTTGCTCAACCTGATTCCCTCCGGCACCCTGACTTACTTCGACGAGCTGCTGGCCATGATGGGCAAATCCCTGTCCTGGGGTGCGGAGACCGTCGAGTTCCAGGGCGCCTGGACCGCCTTCTACTGGGCGTGGTGGATCGCCTGGACCCCGTTCGTCGGCATGTTCATCGCGCGCATCTCCCGCGGCCGCACCCTGCGTGAGTTCGCCCTGGTGTGCATGGCGGTGCCCACCTTCATCCTCATCCTGGCCTTCACCGTCTTCGGCGGTGCGGCCATCGTCTTCAACCGCGAGGGCGTCGCCGGCTTCGACGGCAGCTCCTCCTCCGAGCAGGTGCTCTTCGACATGTTCGCTCAGCTGCCGCTGTCGCAGGTCACGCCGTTCATCCTCATCCTCATCCTGGCGATCTTCTTCGTCACTTCCGCGGACTCCGCTTCCACGGTGATGGGCACGATGTCCACGCGCGGCAACCCGACCCCGAACCGCTTCGTCGTGGTCTTCTGGGGCCTGTGCATGGTCGGCATCGCCATCGTCATGCTGTTGGCCGGCGGCGAGGACGCCCTGTCCGGACTGCAGAACCTGACCATCCTCATCGCCCTGCCGTTCTGTCTGGTGCTGCTGGGCATGATGGTCTCCTTCGTCAAGGACTTGAGCACCGACCCCTCCGCCATCCGCCGCACCTATGCCCGCACCGCCGTCGACAACGCCGTCGTCCGCGGCCTGGAGACGCACGGCGACGACTTCGAATTCGCCGTCGCCGAGGCCCCCGAGGGCCGCGGCGCGGGCGCGGACTTCGACTCCACCGCCGAGAACGTCACCGAGTGGTACCGCCGCAAGGACGAGGACGGCAACGACGTCGGCTACGACTACGAAACCGAAACCTGGTCCGACGGATGGGAGCCCAACCCGGACCCCAAGGAAGAAAAAACCACTCCCAAGGAGTAG
- a CDS encoding FGGY-family carbohydrate kinase produces MILALDLGTSGAKAALIDPADGSYHGEAFEPYPTDTGADGRVEQHPADWVAAARACAARLPGADAIALTGQMQDLICLDADGSPMAPAVLYSDTRARAEADALHRALGDWNRITGNEQSATSNAAMFVRAGLTPARILFSPSGYLAHHLGLGAHVDSTTASTTGLIDAATGDFSPAVCRVAGVTADMLPAITDGPLGEVDGVPVVLAPGDAVATTAGIVGLAPGDDYVYLGTSGWYAFLAEKDVDLPGAVHRLAAPGGRRLHIAALSSAGALADWGRENLLGGASPAEADAVLATGPRAPSGLLALPSLSGERFPVRDDALGAAITGIRATTTPAQMYRALLESVAFGLSHAMAEEPVDRPLPVVGGGAASRPWLEILADVTGRPVTRVSTGGDAALTGAALVAAEALGLEHGIMPLGRGDVDAVAPDAVAHAGYRGLRARHRRLYSALGDTAGPPE; encoded by the coding sequence ATGATCCTCGCGCTGGACCTGGGCACCTCGGGTGCGAAAGCCGCCCTCATCGACCCCGCCGACGGCTCCTACCACGGCGAGGCTTTCGAGCCGTACCCCACGGACACGGGCGCAGACGGCCGCGTCGAGCAACACCCCGCCGACTGGGTCGCCGCCGCCCGCGCCTGCGCCGCCCGCCTGCCCGGGGCGGACGCCATCGCGTTGACCGGCCAAATGCAAGATCTGATCTGTCTGGACGCCGACGGGTCGCCGATGGCCCCGGCCGTGTTGTACTCCGACACCCGCGCCCGCGCCGAGGCCGACGCCCTGCACCGCGCCCTCGGCGACTGGAACCGGATCACCGGCAACGAACAGTCCGCCACCTCGAATGCGGCGATGTTCGTGCGCGCGGGGCTCACGCCGGCGCGCATTCTGTTTTCCCCGTCCGGCTACCTCGCCCACCACCTCGGCCTGGGCGCGCACGTGGACTCCACCACCGCCTCCACGACGGGGCTCATCGACGCCGCCACCGGCGACTTCTCCCCCGCCGTGTGCCGGGTGGCGGGCGTCACCGCCGACATGCTGCCCGCGATCACCGACGGCCCGCTCGGTGAAGTCGACGGCGTCCCCGTGGTGCTCGCCCCCGGCGACGCCGTCGCCACCACCGCCGGCATCGTCGGCCTGGCTCCGGGCGACGACTACGTCTACCTGGGCACCTCCGGCTGGTACGCCTTCCTCGCCGAAAAAGACGTGGACCTGCCCGGCGCGGTACACCGCCTCGCCGCGCCGGGCGGGCGGCGGTTGCACATCGCCGCGTTGTCCTCAGCGGGCGCCCTCGCCGACTGGGGCCGGGAGAATCTGTTGGGCGGGGCCTCGCCCGCGGAGGCGGACGCGGTGCTGGCCACCGGTCCGCGCGCCCCGAGCGGGCTGCTCGCGCTGCCGAGTCTGAGCGGGGAGCGTTTCCCGGTGCGCGACGACGCGCTGGGCGCCGCGATCACCGGCATCCGCGCCACGACGACCCCGGCGCAGATGTACCGGGCGCTGCTGGAGTCCGTCGCGTTCGGGCTTTCCCACGCCATGGCCGAGGAGCCCGTCGACCGGCCCCTGCCGGTGGTCGGCGGCGGGGCGGCCTCGCGCCCGTGGTTGGAGATCCTGGCCGACGTCACCGGGCGTCCGGTGACCCGCGTGAGCACGGGCGGGGACGCCGCCTTGACCGGGGCGGCGCTCGTCGCCGCGGAGGCGCTGGGCCTGGAGCACGGGATCATGCCGCTGGGCCGCGGCGATGTCGACGCCGTCGCCCCCGACGCTGTGGCCCACGCGGGCTACCGGGGTCTGCGGGCACGGCATCGACGGCTGTATTCCGCTCTCGGTGATACGGCGGGCCCGCCAGAATGA